In Gemmata obscuriglobus, a single genomic region encodes these proteins:
- a CDS encoding response regulator: protein MAKILVVDDSALSRRVSRRILEGAGHSVADVPDGLAALERYALDKPDLVLLDVTMTEMNGLEVLRQLRVMDPGAVVVMATADVQTSTRELADAGGASGFVPKPLAADAVLRAVAAALGRQGAAQ, encoded by the coding sequence ATGGCGAAAATCCTGGTGGTGGACGACTCGGCCCTGTCGCGGCGGGTCTCGCGCCGCATCCTGGAGGGCGCGGGGCACAGCGTCGCGGACGTGCCGGACGGGCTGGCCGCGCTGGAGCGGTACGCGCTCGACAAGCCGGACCTCGTGCTGCTCGATGTGACGATGACCGAGATGAACGGGCTGGAGGTGCTCCGGCAGCTCCGGGTGATGGACCCGGGGGCCGTGGTGGTGATGGCCACCGCCGACGTGCAGACCTCCACCCGCGAACTGGCCGACGCGGGCGGGGCGTCCGGGTTCGTGCCCAAGCCGCTCGCCGCCGACGCCGTCCTCCGGGCCGTCGCCGCCGCGCTCGGGCGCCAGGGGGCCGCCCAGTGA
- a CDS encoding ImmA/IrrE family metallo-endopeptidase — MTVRPPVRVSNLAARFWAEVGPPPPFPRNLRDVACWLTDLTVQEVPRLTLSRAAEHFRREGVPCAEPTHDRPLCGCFGARTRAIILIDPDDEPDQLRFTFAHELAHFLRDWCEPRRAAVRRFGPAILEVLDGAREATYAERFAGALRGAPVGPLTHFLERDRWGRVTGDDAHEAEEAADRLAFELLAPFETVAPSASDTHRSLAARLADTCGLPPEPARTYAAALLR, encoded by the coding sequence ATGACCGTTCGGCCGCCGGTCCGGGTGTCCAATCTCGCAGCCCGGTTCTGGGCCGAAGTCGGCCCGCCGCCGCCGTTCCCGCGCAACCTGCGCGATGTCGCGTGCTGGCTCACCGATCTGACCGTTCAAGAAGTACCGCGCCTCACTCTGTCGCGCGCCGCGGAGCACTTCCGGCGCGAAGGTGTCCCCTGCGCCGAACCGACGCACGACCGACCGCTGTGCGGGTGCTTCGGCGCGCGTACACGCGCTATCATCCTCATCGATCCCGATGACGAACCCGACCAACTCCGGTTCACGTTCGCGCATGAATTAGCTCACTTCCTTCGCGACTGGTGCGAACCGCGCCGTGCGGCGGTGCGCCGGTTCGGCCCCGCCATCCTCGAAGTTCTGGACGGCGCCCGCGAGGCGACGTATGCCGAGCGGTTCGCGGGCGCGCTCCGCGGTGCCCCCGTTGGCCCCCTCACGCACTTCCTTGAGCGCGACCGGTGGGGCCGGGTGACCGGCGACGACGCGCACGAGGCGGAAGAGGCCGCCGACCGGCTGGCGTTCGAGTTGCTCGCCCCGTTTGAGACCGTGGCCCCCTCCGCGTCCGACACGCACCGATCGCTCGCCGCACGGCTCGCCGATACCTGCGGGCTGCCGCCCGAGCCGGCCCGAACATACGCCGCGGCGCTGCTCCGCTAA
- a CDS encoding SIMPL domain-containing protein (The SIMPL domain is named for its presence in mouse protein SIMPL (signalling molecule that associates with mouse pelle-like kinase). Bacterial member BP26, from Brucella, was shown to assemble into a channel-like structure, while YggE from E. coli has been associated with resistance to oxidative stress.) codes for MIARVRAAGATLDASLAEMHQLADDTVRRLMRLGATRAWAGDSHPDDQADPDPIARMRAAAGRGARGATPEDRRGVNVAVAATWDITGLSADAVLSLVDQLRFDVAANVNPSEPTSEREPLPWADPAAQIQHMIAKATQPEDDRSPKFVYIARPTDEQLTRASAEAYRAARGRAERLARAAGRQLGVVSSLNYGHAASVRPDRMMTDQRCSALLAAVGYVLEEDEVASDDPRATELAVTVHVSHYLAE; via the coding sequence ATGATCGCTCGCGTTCGGGCCGCCGGGGCCACCCTGGACGCCTCACTGGCTGAGATGCACCAGTTGGCAGACGACACCGTGCGCCGGCTGATGCGCCTGGGGGCCACCCGCGCCTGGGCCGGCGATTCGCACCCCGACGATCAGGCCGACCCCGACCCGATCGCCCGGATGCGTGCGGCCGCCGGGCGCGGCGCGCGGGGAGCGACCCCGGAGGACCGGCGGGGCGTGAACGTGGCGGTGGCGGCCACCTGGGACATTACCGGGCTGTCGGCCGACGCGGTGTTGAGTTTGGTCGATCAACTCCGGTTCGATGTCGCGGCGAACGTCAACCCGTCGGAGCCGACGTCGGAGCGGGAGCCCTTACCGTGGGCCGACCCGGCGGCACAGATCCAGCATATGATCGCAAAAGCGACCCAACCGGAGGACGACCGCTCGCCCAAATTCGTGTACATCGCCCGGCCGACCGATGAGCAACTGACCCGGGCTTCAGCCGAGGCGTACCGGGCCGCCCGGGGCCGCGCCGAGCGCCTGGCCCGGGCGGCCGGGCGGCAACTCGGCGTGGTGTCTTCGCTGAACTACGGGCACGCCGCCTCCGTCCGGCCGGACCGCATGATGACGGATCAGCGGTGCAGTGCCCTACTGGCCGCGGTCGGTTACGTGCTTGAGGAAGACGAGGTCGCGTCGGACGACCCGCGTGCGACCGAACTGGCCGTGACCGTCCACGTCTCCCACTACCTCGCGGAGTGA
- a CDS encoding CheR family methyltransferase — protein sequence MTPAGEQPELPLGTFVILRDLIRDRIGVSFEDEKRDLLGSKLTDRVRDLKLDSFLDYYYLLKYGPGSDEEWPHLTDALSVQETYFWREHEQVRALVDVLVPQHVAAGRGPVRVWSAACATGEEPLSIAIALNEAGWFDRADVEVWASDVSPAALEKARRGVYRERSFRVLPPHLREKYFAPAEGGTKVAPELHARVQFRPANLLNADDTRALAAAPFIFCRNVFIYFSAATVARVVRGFAERTPAPAYLFTGAAESLLRVASAFQLEEIAKAFVYVKR from the coding sequence ATGACGCCGGCCGGGGAGCAGCCCGAACTGCCGCTCGGGACCTTCGTCATCTTGCGCGACCTGATCCGCGACCGCATCGGCGTGTCGTTCGAGGATGAGAAGCGCGACCTCCTGGGCAGCAAACTCACCGACCGCGTCCGGGACCTGAAACTGGACTCGTTCCTGGACTACTACTACCTACTCAAGTATGGCCCGGGGTCGGACGAGGAGTGGCCGCACCTGACCGACGCGCTGTCCGTTCAGGAGACGTACTTCTGGCGCGAGCACGAGCAGGTGCGGGCGCTCGTCGACGTGCTCGTGCCCCAGCACGTGGCGGCGGGGCGCGGCCCGGTCCGGGTGTGGTCGGCCGCGTGCGCCACGGGCGAGGAGCCGCTCAGCATCGCGATCGCGCTCAACGAGGCCGGCTGGTTCGACCGGGCCGATGTCGAGGTGTGGGCCAGCGACGTCAGCCCCGCGGCGCTCGAGAAGGCCCGGCGCGGCGTGTACCGCGAGCGCTCGTTCCGGGTCCTCCCGCCGCACCTGCGCGAGAAGTACTTTGCTCCCGCCGAAGGCGGCACGAAGGTGGCCCCCGAGCTGCACGCGCGGGTCCAGTTCCGGCCGGCGAACCTGCTGAACGCGGACGACACGCGCGCCCTCGCGGCCGCCCCGTTCATCTTTTGCCGGAACGTGTTCATCTACTTTTCCGCCGCGACCGTTGCGCGGGTCGTCCGCGGGTTCGCCGAGCGGACGCCGGCGCCGGCGTACCTGTTCACCGGCGCGGCGGAGTCCCTGCTGCGGGTGGCGAGCGCGTTCCAGTTGGAAGAGATCGCCAAGGCGTTCGTGTACGTCAAACGCTGA
- a CDS encoding chemotaxis protein CheC, giving the protein MRLTEGQTDAVTEAVNIAFSRTAAALSEITGNRVELAVPEVSAHPIAELLPALHRFVQGEVATVHQIFGGPVSGDAFLLLDIDGASKLVGLLAEAGAPTGQMGDSAREVLAEIGNILLNACLGVFGDLLQVRFTFAVPRLHLDSLGSMLDTLVIGADEIRHALLVGARFKVRASEVTGCMVLVLGINSLDLFVRAIEDWAERAASA; this is encoded by the coding sequence GTGAGGCTCACCGAGGGGCAAACGGACGCGGTCACCGAGGCGGTGAACATCGCGTTCTCGCGGACCGCGGCGGCGCTGTCGGAGATCACCGGCAACCGCGTCGAGCTGGCGGTGCCGGAGGTGTCCGCGCACCCGATCGCCGAGCTGCTCCCGGCCCTCCACCGGTTCGTCCAGGGGGAGGTCGCGACGGTCCACCAGATCTTCGGCGGGCCGGTGTCGGGGGACGCGTTCCTGCTGCTGGACATCGACGGGGCCTCCAAGCTGGTCGGGCTGCTGGCGGAGGCCGGGGCGCCGACCGGGCAGATGGGCGACTCCGCGCGCGAGGTGCTGGCCGAGATCGGCAACATCCTGCTGAACGCGTGCCTCGGGGTGTTCGGCGATTTGCTCCAGGTCCGATTTACATTCGCGGTGCCGCGGCTACACTTAGATTCACTCGGCTCAATGCTGGACACGCTGGTCATCGGCGCGGACGAGATCCGTCACGCGCTGCTCGTCGGCGCGCGGTTCAAGGTCCGCGCCAGCGAGGTGACCGGGTGCATGGTGCTGGTGCTCGGCATCAACTCACTTGATCTGTTCGTTCGGGCGATCGAGGACTGGGCCGAACGGGCCGCCAGCGCGTGA
- the cheB gene encoding chemotaxis-specific protein-glutamate methyltransferase CheB codes for MNDIVRVLIVDDSAYVRKSVRQMLARSPFLEVVGVARDGDEALEQVEALRPDVVTLDLHMPRSDGLDFLKRQMAKRPLPVVVLSTAGESDELAVRALEAGAVEVVQKPTALATEKVFEVADRLIATVKAVAAARVAPVARGPLPGAPPPAAAPKAKRADVLVVGVSTGGPQALKHLVPRFPADFPVPIAIVLHMPVGYTELFARSLAAVARVAVSEAREGDTFRPGAALVAPAGHHLTCARQRDGTVAARLSLHPLDTPHRPAVDVLFRSAAEVYGERTLGVVLTGMGSDGTQGAAWIKAQGGRVFTEAESSCVVYGMPRSVAEGGLSDRAVPLDQMAEAILEAL; via the coding sequence GTGAACGACATCGTGCGTGTCTTGATCGTGGACGACTCCGCGTACGTCCGCAAATCCGTCCGCCAGATGCTGGCCCGGAGCCCGTTCCTCGAAGTGGTCGGGGTGGCGCGGGACGGCGACGAGGCGCTCGAACAGGTGGAGGCGCTCCGGCCGGACGTGGTCACGCTCGACCTCCACATGCCCCGGTCCGACGGGCTCGACTTCCTCAAGCGGCAGATGGCCAAGCGGCCGCTCCCGGTCGTCGTCCTGAGCACCGCGGGCGAGAGCGACGAGCTGGCGGTGCGTGCCCTCGAGGCCGGCGCCGTCGAGGTGGTCCAGAAGCCGACCGCGCTGGCCACCGAGAAGGTGTTCGAGGTGGCCGACCGGCTGATCGCGACGGTGAAGGCCGTCGCCGCCGCGCGCGTGGCCCCCGTGGCCCGGGGGCCGCTCCCCGGTGCGCCGCCCCCGGCCGCCGCGCCGAAGGCCAAACGGGCCGACGTGCTGGTGGTCGGGGTTTCGACGGGCGGGCCGCAGGCCCTCAAGCACCTCGTCCCCCGGTTCCCGGCGGACTTCCCGGTGCCGATTGCGATAGTCCTGCACATGCCGGTCGGCTACACTGAGCTTTTCGCCAGGAGCCTTGCAGCGGTCGCGCGCGTGGCCGTGTCCGAGGCGCGCGAGGGCGATACGTTTCGTCCGGGCGCGGCGCTGGTCGCGCCCGCCGGACACCACCTGACGTGTGCCCGCCAGCGGGACGGAACGGTGGCCGCCCGGCTGAGCCTGCACCCGCTCGACACGCCGCACCGGCCGGCGGTGGACGTGCTGTTCCGCTCGGCGGCCGAGGTGTACGGCGAACGCACGCTCGGGGTGGTGCTCACCGGCATGGGGTCGGACGGCACACAGGGGGCGGCGTGGATCAAGGCGCAGGGCGGCCGGGTGTTCACCGAGGCCGAGTCGTCGTGCGTGGTCTACGGGATGCCGCGGTCGGTGGCGGAGGGCGGGCTGAGCGACCGGGCGGTCCCGCTGGATCAGATGGCCGAGGCGATTCTGGAGGCCCTGTGA
- a CDS encoding ATP-binding protein has translation MPGSNGVLTEPQQQLANEIARAGGPKFAHPDDAGSVGVTMFDLPGSDDLTVTVLLGRDHLQLAPSQSLVRIKSRKDERNYLGVVTAGPFAEPDGLRADSDILKAVATHRGDYLPPFHGRVQVTILGEELKGGELAPPRLRPLPNSPVFVLDDADAARVLKCGGNVRLGLAVGHQTVEVGAPSHAKAVFPRHTAVLGTTGGGKSTTVAGLIARARAAGMAVVVLDVEGEYTALHQPTDHKTMCDGLRARGLAPAGVPEQDMTVYHLVGRGTANPDFPNCKPFSLQFARLSPYAVMEILDLSDAQQERFLKVYDIAKPLLRDLDIFPQRGHPEQEQMALDLDEFERGYPRVTVPLLIDITRACALRAEPKGDKKRGKKGDDDADDAPTFDPWCRELKQSGAVDHLNKRVHAANPPGNTVSWHAVHGRLSRLNRLKVFFDETRDGTQPLKYANLLKPGALSVIDLSDTGFSELNNLVIADILRGIQDAQDLACEKAEQQKSAPTPVLIVIEEAHEFLSEERINKTPVLFEQVAKIAKRGRKRWLGLCFVTQLPAHLPKQVLGLCNSFILHKLQDPQVVTLLKRTVGGVDEGLWDRLPNLAPGQAVVSFPHFARPLLVSIDPSQAKLRLAE, from the coding sequence ATGCCCGGATCGAACGGCGTGCTGACCGAGCCGCAACAGCAACTCGCGAACGAGATCGCCCGCGCGGGCGGGCCGAAGTTCGCCCACCCCGACGACGCCGGGTCGGTCGGCGTCACCATGTTCGACCTGCCCGGCAGCGACGACCTCACCGTCACGGTGCTGCTCGGGCGCGACCACCTTCAGCTCGCGCCGTCGCAGTCGCTGGTGCGGATCAAGAGCCGCAAGGACGAGCGCAACTACCTCGGGGTGGTCACCGCCGGCCCGTTCGCCGAGCCGGACGGGCTCCGCGCCGACTCCGACATCCTCAAGGCCGTCGCCACCCACCGCGGCGACTACCTGCCGCCGTTCCACGGCCGCGTTCAGGTGACCATCCTCGGCGAAGAACTCAAGGGCGGCGAACTGGCCCCGCCGCGCCTGCGCCCGCTCCCCAACAGCCCGGTGTTCGTGCTCGACGACGCGGACGCCGCCCGCGTGCTGAAGTGCGGCGGGAACGTGCGGCTCGGGCTGGCGGTGGGGCACCAGACCGTCGAGGTCGGGGCGCCGTCGCACGCCAAGGCCGTGTTCCCCCGCCACACCGCGGTGCTCGGCACCACCGGCGGCGGGAAGTCCACCACCGTCGCGGGCCTCATCGCCCGGGCGCGGGCGGCCGGGATGGCGGTCGTCGTGCTCGACGTGGAAGGCGAGTACACCGCGCTGCACCAGCCCACCGACCACAAGACGATGTGCGACGGGCTCCGCGCCCGGGGGCTGGCACCCGCGGGCGTGCCCGAGCAGGACATGACGGTCTACCACCTGGTGGGCCGCGGGACGGCGAACCCGGACTTCCCGAACTGCAAGCCGTTCTCGCTCCAGTTCGCCCGGCTCTCGCCCTACGCCGTGATGGAGATCCTCGACCTCTCCGACGCCCAGCAGGAGCGGTTCCTGAAGGTGTACGACATCGCCAAGCCGCTCCTCCGCGACCTCGACATCTTCCCGCAAAGGGGGCACCCCGAGCAGGAGCAGATGGCGCTCGACCTCGACGAGTTCGAGCGCGGCTACCCGCGGGTCACCGTCCCGCTGCTCATCGACATCACCCGCGCGTGCGCGCTGCGGGCCGAGCCCAAGGGCGACAAGAAGCGCGGGAAGAAGGGCGACGACGACGCCGACGACGCCCCGACCTTCGACCCGTGGTGCCGCGAGCTGAAGCAGTCCGGCGCGGTCGACCACCTGAACAAGCGGGTCCACGCGGCGAACCCGCCGGGCAACACGGTGTCGTGGCACGCGGTCCACGGCCGGCTGTCGCGGCTGAACCGGCTCAAGGTGTTCTTCGACGAGACCCGCGACGGCACCCAGCCGCTGAAGTACGCGAACCTGCTGAAGCCCGGCGCGCTGTCCGTGATCGACCTGTCGGACACCGGGTTCTCGGAGCTGAACAACCTCGTCATCGCGGACATCCTGCGGGGCATCCAGGACGCGCAAGACCTCGCGTGCGAAAAGGCCGAGCAGCAGAAGTCGGCGCCGACGCCGGTGCTGATCGTGATCGAGGAGGCGCACGAGTTCCTGAGCGAGGAGCGGATCAACAAGACCCCGGTGCTGTTCGAGCAGGTGGCGAAGATCGCGAAGCGGGGCCGCAAGCGGTGGCTCGGGCTGTGCTTCGTCACGCAGCTCCCCGCGCACCTCCCGAAGCAGGTGCTGGGGCTGTGCAACTCGTTCATCCTCCACAAGCTGCAAGACCCGCAGGTGGTGACGCTGCTGAAGCGCACCGTCGGCGGCGTGGACGAAGGACTCTGGGACCGGCTCCCGAACCTCGCCCCGGGTCAGGCGGTGGTCAGCTTTCCGCACTTCGCCCGACCGCTGTTGGTCAGCATCGACCCGAGCCAAGCGAAGCTGCGTCTGGCGGAATGA
- a CDS encoding hybrid sensor histidine kinase/response regulator encodes MVVSADLVRELDAVGDWGLLATDAGLVVTGWNRWLERASGWPAAAVLGRGLLDLFPDLAARGLERYYRQALAGQTAILSQQFHKYVLPIPTPVPGAPQSLMQQSVRVLPLVTGVNAGGTLTLVADVTERVVRDAELRARGRQQASLAQSARAALAGHDIVELCGDAVRRLAETVGAELAEVLELLPGGGEWGRLAGSGWAEPSALLRPGTSPRIDTALRSEGAVALGDPGGGAPLDPDLKAAGAASGLVVRIPGRGPRPFGLLGAYTHAPRRFTPDEIQYAQALADVIGSAVERKRLETELRLRAKELADADRRKDEFLAMLAHELRNPLAPVRNAVYVLQSTKSDDPDVARLTGILGRQVGQMAHLVDDLLDVSRLTSGKVTLHRERVALADAIARAVETARPLIESRRHELIVSVPPDPIPLDADPTRLTQIFGNLLNNAAKYTDPGGRIELSAAREGGGAVVRVRDNGIGLSPEMLLRAFDLFTQEPRTLDRAQGGLGIGLTLVRNLVELHGGSVEAHSAGPGRGSEFVVRLPALGTGTAGTRPNGEPTHAAPATHRLLIVDDNVDSAESLAELLSLSGHTVRTAHDGPAALRDAAAHPPGVVLLDIGLPRMSGYEVATRLRQIPGLRDVTLIAMTGYGQDDDRRRSQEAGFNHHLVKPVDLNEVTALLQSIPASPHTL; translated from the coding sequence ATGGTTGTATCGGCCGATCTCGTTCGCGAACTGGACGCCGTCGGGGACTGGGGCCTCCTCGCGACGGACGCCGGGCTTGTCGTGACCGGTTGGAACCGGTGGCTGGAGCGGGCCAGCGGGTGGCCCGCCGCGGCGGTGCTGGGGCGCGGGCTGCTGGACCTGTTCCCGGATCTCGCGGCCCGCGGGCTCGAACGGTACTACCGGCAGGCGCTGGCCGGGCAAACGGCGATCCTCTCGCAACAGTTCCACAAGTACGTGCTTCCCATCCCTACGCCCGTGCCCGGGGCGCCGCAATCGCTAATGCAGCAGTCGGTGCGGGTGCTCCCGCTCGTCACCGGGGTGAACGCCGGTGGCACGCTGACGCTCGTCGCGGACGTCACCGAGCGGGTGGTCCGCGACGCCGAGCTGCGCGCCCGCGGGCGGCAGCAGGCGTCCCTCGCACAGTCCGCGCGGGCCGCGCTGGCGGGCCACGACATCGTGGAACTGTGCGGCGACGCGGTCCGCCGGCTCGCCGAAACGGTGGGCGCCGAGCTGGCCGAGGTGCTCGAACTCCTGCCCGGCGGGGGCGAGTGGGGGCGGCTCGCGGGTTCCGGCTGGGCCGAACCGTCCGCCCTGCTGCGCCCCGGCACAAGTCCCCGGATCGACACCGCGCTGCGCTCCGAAGGGGCCGTCGCGCTCGGCGACCCCGGGGGCGGTGCCCCGCTGGACCCGGACCTGAAAGCGGCGGGCGCCGCGAGCGGGCTGGTCGTGCGCATCCCCGGCCGCGGCCCGCGCCCGTTCGGGCTGCTCGGCGCGTACACCCACGCCCCGCGCCGGTTCACCCCCGACGAGATCCAGTACGCGCAAGCGCTGGCCGACGTCATCGGCAGCGCGGTGGAGCGGAAGCGCCTGGAAACCGAGCTGCGGCTGCGCGCCAAAGAACTCGCGGACGCGGACCGGCGCAAGGACGAGTTCCTGGCGATGCTGGCCCACGAGCTGCGCAACCCGCTCGCCCCGGTGCGCAACGCCGTCTACGTCCTCCAGTCCACCAAGTCCGACGACCCCGACGTGGCCCGGCTGACCGGCATCCTGGGCCGCCAGGTGGGGCAGATGGCCCACTTGGTGGACGACCTGCTCGACGTGTCGCGGCTGACGAGCGGGAAGGTGACCCTGCACCGGGAGCGGGTGGCGCTCGCGGACGCGATCGCCCGGGCGGTCGAAACGGCCCGCCCGCTGATCGAGTCCCGGCGGCACGAGCTGATCGTTTCCGTCCCGCCGGACCCGATCCCGCTCGACGCCGACCCGACGCGGCTGACCCAGATCTTCGGCAACCTGCTGAACAACGCCGCGAAGTACACCGACCCCGGCGGGCGCATCGAGCTGAGCGCCGCGCGCGAGGGCGGCGGGGCGGTGGTCCGCGTCCGCGACAACGGGATCGGGCTGAGCCCCGAGATGCTGCTGCGGGCGTTCGACCTGTTCACCCAGGAGCCGCGCACGCTGGACCGCGCGCAGGGCGGCCTCGGCATCGGCCTCACCCTCGTGCGCAACCTCGTCGAGCTGCACGGCGGGAGCGTCGAGGCGCACAGCGCCGGCCCCGGGCGCGGGAGCGAGTTCGTGGTCCGCCTGCCGGCCCTCGGGACGGGCACCGCGGGTACACGCCCGAACGGCGAGCCGACGCACGCGGCCCCCGCGACCCACCGGCTCTTGATCGTGGACGACAACGTCGATTCGGCCGAAAGCCTGGCCGAGCTTTTGTCGCTGAGCGGCCACACGGTGCGGACCGCGCACGACGGCCCGGCCGCGCTCCGCGACGCCGCGGCGCACCCTCCCGGTGTCGTGCTGCTCGACATCGGGCTGCCCCGCATGAGCGGTTACGAGGTCGCGACCCGGTTGCGCCAGATCCCGGGCCTCCGGGACGTGACGCTCATCGCGATGACCGGCTACGGCCAGGACGACGACCGGCGCCGGTCGCAAGAGGCGGGCTTCAACCACCACCTCGTGAAGCCGGTCGACCTCAACGAGGTGACCGCCCTGCTCCAGTCGATTCCCGCCTCGCCCCACACGCTTTAA
- a CDS encoding response regulator — translation MNLTPRLPLSVLVVEDQHDCAQSTAELLTMCGHAVRVATCGPDALRDAAVEIPDVVLLDIQLPGPSGWEVASRLRERAGGRQPLVVAVTGCGSEEDRWRSADAGIDLHLVKPVAPADLIRLLDWVGGHLAARTVPTTACG, via the coding sequence ATGAACTTGACGCCGCGCCTTCCCCTCTCTGTGCTGGTCGTTGAAGACCAGCACGATTGCGCTCAGTCAACGGCCGAACTCCTTACCATGTGCGGCCACGCCGTCCGGGTCGCCACGTGCGGTCCGGACGCGCTCCGTGACGCCGCAGTCGAGATTCCGGACGTGGTCCTGCTCGACATCCAACTGCCCGGCCCGAGTGGGTGGGAGGTGGCGAGCCGGTTGCGCGAGCGTGCCGGCGGTCGGCAACCGCTGGTGGTCGCGGTCACTGGGTGCGGGTCCGAGGAGGACCGGTGGCGCTCGGCCGACGCCGGCATCGACCTGCACCTCGTGAAGCCGGTCGCGCCGGCCGACCTGATTCGGCTGCTCGACTGGGTCGGTGGGCACCTCGCGGCCCGCACGGTGCCCACTACGGCGTGCGGGTGA